From Marinobacter alexandrii, one genomic window encodes:
- a CDS encoding serine hydrolase domain-containing protein — protein sequence MTYKIHSLLFLLLFSYSCSQSIQTPDQLMEEYAQNGRRKINSPFTGTVLIAKNGQVQFKQAYGFSDRENEVPNQIDTKFPIGSITKQFTSMLIMQMVESGDMSLADTLSKHLPYLPLTFSNQFTIHQLLSHTSGLPHYDGLFKTGVNQHEFAKTAYSPQDLVLLVSKVSLIHAPGETYHYSSLGYMLLGAVLEEISGISYDSLLENKITDPLGMKNTGFASNEFILKETAKGYAFVEDETFMMLFKKYGGEFGKVSFRDQSNKYSTGGMHSTVEDLFIWSEAIRNNTLLDKAFTKKMLTTNKEGYCYGWMKNWDELIERNTTVKMVTHGGALFGHRSSITLFEDGTTIIFLANVNPIKDTELIHQLYLAAHQLPDTFRMKGYPDRSSLSGFHEEGGIRAFNEYFNSLSNLSGYQVLPSERSISHLMYLYGEAGKLEIVDSLKQAYYLNYNPTESAINQIAYGFLEDNCDLAIEFFHDNIKRYPNSPNVWDSLGEGQLDCSTREEAITSFKRAVKLAQEQQDASLNLYEENLVKAQQQN from the coding sequence ATGACTTATAAAATCCACTCTCTCCTATTCCTCCTACTGTTTTCCTATTCTTGTTCCCAATCAATTCAAACACCTGATCAATTGATGGAAGAATATGCCCAAAATGGTAGAAGAAAAATCAACAGTCCATTTACCGGCACAGTGTTAATTGCAAAAAATGGGCAAGTCCAATTTAAGCAAGCTTATGGCTTTAGCGATAGAGAAAATGAGGTACCAAATCAAATAGATACCAAGTTCCCCATTGGTTCGATTACCAAGCAATTCACATCCATGCTGATAATGCAGATGGTAGAGAGTGGGGATATGTCACTAGCGGATACACTTTCAAAACACCTCCCTTATCTTCCGTTAACCTTTTCCAATCAGTTTACCATTCACCAACTCCTCTCCCATACTTCAGGGCTTCCTCACTATGATGGGCTATTCAAAACAGGTGTTAATCAGCACGAGTTCGCCAAAACTGCGTACAGCCCTCAAGATCTTGTGCTTCTGGTCAGCAAAGTATCACTGATCCATGCGCCCGGGGAAACTTATCACTACAGCAGTTTAGGCTACATGCTGTTAGGTGCAGTATTGGAGGAAATTTCAGGGATTTCATATGATTCTTTACTTGAAAATAAAATCACAGATCCACTAGGAATGAAAAACACAGGGTTCGCTTCCAATGAGTTTATTCTGAAAGAAACTGCCAAGGGATATGCTTTCGTCGAAGACGAAACCTTCATGATGCTCTTCAAAAAATACGGAGGAGAATTCGGAAAAGTCTCATTTAGAGATCAATCGAACAAGTACAGTACAGGAGGTATGCACTCTACGGTTGAAGATTTATTTATATGGAGTGAAGCCATTCGAAACAACACATTGCTTGATAAAGCATTCACTAAGAAAATGCTAACTACAAACAAGGAAGGATACTGTTATGGATGGATGAAAAATTGGGATGAATTGATTGAGCGAAACACAACAGTGAAAATGGTCACTCATGGAGGTGCTCTCTTTGGTCATCGATCATCAATCACGCTTTTCGAAGATGGCACCACGATCATTTTTCTAGCCAACGTAAATCCAATTAAGGACACTGAGCTAATACATCAGCTTTACTTAGCGGCTCACCAACTCCCCGACACTTTCAGAATGAAAGGTTATCCAGATAGGAGTTCGCTATCCGGATTCCACGAGGAAGGTGGTATTAGAGCTTTCAATGAATATTTCAACTCTCTTTCCAACCTATCAGGTTATCAGGTCTTACCTTCTGAGAGATCCATTTCACATCTGATGTATCTATATGGCGAAGCAGGGAAACTTGAAATAGTAGACAGCCTTAAACAGGCCTATTATCTTAACTATAATCCAACAGAGTCCGCCATCAATCAAATAGCTTACGGATTTCTTGAAGACAATTGCGATTTGGCGATCGAATTCTTCCATGATAATATTAAAAGATATCCTAACTCTCCAAACGTATGGGATAGCTTAGGTGAAGGACAGCTTGACTGTTCGACCAGAGAAGAAGCCATAACGTCTTTTAAGAGAGCTGTAAAACTTGCACAAGAACAGCAAGATGCATCGCTCAATCTTTATGAGGAAAACTTAGTAAAAGCACAGCAACAAAACTGA
- a CDS encoding M20/M25/M40 family metallo-hydrolase encodes MKRILNFLFLVPCLLIAQDHTEKIKQIYDEALTNGRVYEDLRVLCKEIGNRLSGSPEAAAAVEYTKQLMESYDFDTVYLQPVMVPHWVRGKKEVVRGINSDKHGTFEMNALALGNSVGTGPDGVLADVIEVSGIDEVNELGKKIEGKIVFYNGEMDPTIINTFGAYGGAVIQRSSGASEAAKYGAKAIIIRSVTNRQDDIPHTGSLRYKALINQIPAVAISTNDADRLSQILKEQKLNVYIETHCQQLPDVLSYNVIGELRGSEFPDEIIAVGGHLDSWDVGEGAHDDGSGCMQAVEAVRLFKALNFKPKRTLRAVMWMNEENGLRGGREYARVAKEKGENHIAALESDSGGFLPIGFSTSGTDEQKAQIKKWRDYFLPYRVWDFEQNGGGADIGPLGSQGTLLIGLRPSSQRYFIYHHTPADVFEAVDQRELELGAASMSAMMYLLDQEGLN; translated from the coding sequence ATGAAGCGAATTCTTAACTTCCTTTTCTTAGTTCCATGTTTACTTATCGCTCAAGATCATACGGAGAAAATCAAGCAAATTTATGATGAAGCGCTAACCAATGGTCGTGTATATGAAGACCTGCGAGTGCTTTGTAAGGAGATTGGCAATAGGCTCTCTGGATCACCAGAAGCTGCTGCTGCGGTAGAATACACCAAACAACTCATGGAGTCTTACGATTTTGATACGGTTTACCTACAACCTGTAATGGTACCTCATTGGGTAAGGGGGAAGAAAGAAGTGGTTCGTGGAATTAACTCAGATAAACATGGAACATTTGAGATGAATGCTCTAGCGCTTGGTAATTCCGTAGGGACAGGACCAGACGGTGTACTTGCTGACGTGATTGAAGTGAGCGGAATTGATGAGGTGAATGAGCTAGGTAAAAAAATCGAAGGTAAGATTGTATTCTATAACGGAGAAATGGATCCGACCATCATCAATACGTTTGGCGCCTACGGTGGAGCTGTTATTCAGCGATCGTCAGGTGCTTCAGAAGCTGCTAAGTATGGAGCAAAAGCCATCATCATTCGTTCAGTAACAAACCGTCAAGACGATATTCCCCATACGGGTTCGTTGAGATACAAAGCGTTGATCAATCAGATTCCGGCCGTAGCGATTAGCACCAATGATGCAGACCGACTAAGTCAGATTCTAAAAGAGCAAAAACTAAATGTTTATATCGAAACACATTGTCAGCAACTCCCAGATGTGCTTTCATATAATGTCATCGGTGAACTACGAGGTTCAGAATTTCCTGATGAAATCATTGCAGTTGGCGGGCATTTAGACTCTTGGGATGTAGGTGAAGGAGCTCATGACGATGGCAGTGGATGCATGCAAGCAGTTGAAGCCGTCAGGTTATTCAAAGCCTTAAATTTTAAGCCAAAACGTACGCTAAGAGCCGTTATGTGGATGAATGAAGAAAATGGACTCAGAGGTGGAAGAGAATATGCCAGAGTAGCCAAAGAGAAAGGTGAAAATCACATTGCGGCCCTTGAGTCTGATTCGGGTGGTTTTTTACCAATCGGATTTTCTACATCTGGGACCGACGAACAAAAAGCACAAATCAAAAAATGGAGAGACTATTTCCTCCCCTATCGTGTCTGGGACTTTGAACAAAATGGAGGTGGAGCTGACATTGGTCCACTTGGATCTCAAGGAACCCTGCTGATTGGGCTCAGACCAAGTTCACAACGCTACTTCATCTATCACCATACACCAGCTGATGTATTTGAAGCTGTAGATCAACGAGAACTAGAGCTTGGAGCAGCTAGCATGAGTGCAATGATGTATCTATTGGATCAAGAAGGATTAAACTAA
- a CDS encoding helix-turn-helix domain-containing protein — MEFSRELLFFFSALGAFNGLVIGLYFLFFAKPKHRSNYFLGILLLALSIRIGKSVFLYFNDYHLSGVYLQFGMSACLFIGPSIYFYLKSVVHPDKHLNWKFHYFPLLIIILTVDILFPWDSYPHLWRDFFNTIYFIWLVYLLASAFVIKRSLANLFRRSTKISAMEVWIVSIYLGNLLIWIAYNTVSYTSYIVGALSFSFIFYILILLLIFTRKKDPGFLNKHVKYGNKKIDDDEASKLHQQLNKLMKSERLFKDANLKMSDVAQKLNVLPHYLSQFINDNLEKNFTIFLNEYRIEEAKKLIQHSSHLKLESIGYECGFNSKSTFYTAFKKIAGTTPAKFKEELS, encoded by the coding sequence ATGGAATTTAGCCGAGAATTATTATTCTTCTTTAGTGCACTTGGCGCCTTTAACGGCCTAGTTATAGGCCTCTACTTCCTGTTTTTTGCTAAACCAAAACATCGGTCTAACTACTTTTTGGGGATATTACTACTAGCTCTTAGTATTCGAATTGGGAAATCTGTTTTTCTTTACTTTAATGACTACCACCTTTCCGGTGTTTACCTACAATTTGGAATGTCAGCCTGTCTCTTCATAGGGCCATCCATCTACTTTTATTTAAAATCTGTAGTTCATCCTGATAAACACTTAAACTGGAAGTTTCATTATTTCCCCCTACTGATTATTATTCTAACAGTAGATATCCTCTTTCCCTGGGATTCCTACCCACATTTGTGGCGAGATTTTTTTAATACCATCTATTTCATATGGCTTGTATACCTCCTTGCATCAGCATTTGTGATCAAAAGATCTCTAGCTAATCTTTTCCGAAGATCAACGAAGATTTCTGCGATGGAAGTTTGGATTGTTAGCATCTATTTAGGGAACCTCCTCATTTGGATTGCTTACAACACAGTAAGTTATACCTCCTACATTGTTGGAGCTTTATCCTTCTCATTCATCTTCTACATTTTAATCCTACTTTTAATTTTTACTCGAAAAAAAGATCCTGGATTTCTAAACAAACATGTTAAGTATGGGAACAAGAAGATTGATGATGATGAAGCTAGCAAGCTTCACCAACAACTGAATAAACTAATGAAAAGTGAAAGACTCTTCAAAGATGCAAATCTTAAAATGTCTGATGTCGCTCAAAAGCTGAATGTGCTTCCACACTATCTATCGCAGTTCATCAATGATAACCTGGAAAAGAACTTTACTATCTTTCTCAACGAATACCGAATAGAAGAAGCTAAAAAACTGATCCAACATAGCTCTCATCTTAAACTTGAATCCATTGGTTATGAATGTGGATTCAATTCGAAATCCACTTTTTACACTGCTTTTAAGAAAATTGCCGGCACCACTCCAGCAAAGTTCAAAGAAGAGCTATCCTAA